A genomic window from Fusarium oxysporum Fo47 chromosome VIII, complete sequence includes:
- a CDS encoding DNA polymerase family A-domain-containing protein produces the protein MLISAAAQPLRGSTPSFIRVARHQAFRRHALRAHVRWLAAVADNIKSNPKGTLALPSEARYNEIGVQQLSSHIFDQIFPDGVKPPPQELVELSRDHLRRHDLLGKNTDESEPIAFDLPPLQGRTLDEHFHKLGVDCAEPYLAYAKQFARANPPPKPRKWIHQSGWTKYYPDGRTEKVDAPDEEMLSFDTEVMWKVSPFAVMACASSPTAWYAWLSPWLLMETTNDRQLIPLGDPNKAKIIVGHNVGFDRARVLEEYSVKQTRNAFLDTMSLHVAVNGMCSQQRPTWMRHKKNRELRDQVASKTPDHDLAVLMTSGMHDEEELWVERSSVNSLRDVAKFHLNVSIDKALRDDFSELDREKILERLDQLLDYCAADVSVTHRIYQIVLPNFLETCPHPVSFAALRHLSSVILPVDKSWDAYITNAEATYHKLNDAVEERLISLTDKALDIKDKPEAYTNDPWMQQLDWSGQEIKMVKGKRKNDPPRPAARQKKPGMPKWYKDLFQSNDAPISITVRTRIAPLLLRLAWDGHPLFWSDKYGWTFRVLRAEASKYTAKQMIECKFDEKEIHLRDDHTHTYFKLPHKDGPTARCVNPMAKGYLAYFESGVLSSEYSYAKEALEMNASCSYWISARDRIKSQMVVYQEDLPHQGMQAETGHKGGETSANGFILPQIIPMGTITRRAVENTWLTASNAKKNRVGSELKAMVKAPEGYCFVGADVDSEELWIASLVGDATFKLHGGNAVGFMTLEGTKAAGTDLHSRTASILGITRNDAKVFNYGRIYGAGLKFAATLLRQFNPNLSEKETLETASKLYANTKGTKTNRKVLYKRPFWRGGTESFVFNKLEEFAEQDKARTPVLGAGITEALMGRYISKGGYLTSRINWAIQSSGVDYLHLLIVSMDYLIRRFNIDARLAITVHDEIRYLVKDTDKYRTALALQVANLWTRAMFSQQVGIEDLPQSCAYFSAVDIDHVLRKEVDMECVTPSHPTPISPGESIDVSTLLEKGEIARLDPDIVPDAKHAPRLEQIKYTPRVPIMQGIQESAQESIPFLKAQIVSDDAELRELVKDVQKAKLAAAPKKDKPLSKRELQSVLPYRAYPKLVPMEEPVSVSEALKVKPSAYETRKMTWPKYSGKSWSQNSRM, from the exons ATGCTCATATCGGCTGCTGCCCAGCCGTTGCGCGGTTCGACGCCCAGCTTCATCCGAGTTGCTCGACACCAGGCTTTTCGTCGTCATGCTTTGCGCGCTCATGTCCGATGGCTGGCCGCTGTCGCCGACAACATCAAATCGAACCCAAAGGGCACTCTTGCAC TGCCCTCTGAAGCCCGATATAACGAGATAGGCGTCCAGCAACTCAGCTCTCACATATTTGACCAAATTTTCCCTGATGGTGTCAAACCTCCACCACAAGAGCTGGTCGAGTTATCAAGAGACCATTTAAGGCGCCATGACTTGCTTGGAAAGAATACCGATGAATCCGAACCCATAGCTTTCGATCTTCCCCCTCTCCAAGGGCGCACACTTGATGAACATTTTCACAAACTCGGAGTGGATTGCGCCGAGCCGTATCTGGCATATGCAAAACAGTTCGCCCGCGCCAATCCACCACCAAAGCCTCGAAAATGGATACATCAAAGCGGTTGGACGAAATATTATCCTGATGGGCGTACCGAAAAAGTCGATGCGCCTGATGAAGAGATGTTGTCGTTTGACACAGAAGTTATGTGGAAAGTCAGCCCCTTTGCTGTGATGGCCTGCGCTTCGAGCCCGACTGCCTGGTATGCGTGGCTGTCGCCGTGGCTGTTGATGGAGACCACCAATGATCGACAATTGATTCCATTAGGCGACCCGAATAAGGCCAAAATTATTGTTGGACACAACGTTGGCTTCGACCGAGCGCGGGTGTTGGAAGAGTATAGTGTCAAGCAGACTCGAAATGCCTTTCTCGACACAATGTCGCTCCACGTCGCTGTAAACGGTATGTGCTCTCAACAGCGACCTACCTGGATGAGACATAAAAAGAATCGAGAACTACGGGATCAAGTTGCGAGCAAGACTCCGGACCATGATTTAGCGGTATTGATGACCAGTGGCAtgcatgatgaagaagagctctGGGTTGAACGAAGTTCCGTTAACTCTCTCCGTGATGTCGCCAAGTTTCACCTCAATGTTTCGATTGACAAAGCTCTTCGTGACGACTTCAGCGAATTGGACCGGGAAAAGATCCTGGAGAGACTAGACCAACTTCTGGACTATTGCGCTGCCGACGTGTCAGTCACTCATCGTATTTACCAGATTGTTCTCCCCAACTTCCTAGAGACCTGTCCGCACCCCGTCAGTTTCGCAGCCCTCCGGCACCTTTCGTCCGTCATTCTTCCGGTTGATAAGTCGTGGGATGCGTATATCACTAATGCCGAAGCTACGTACCACAAGCTCAATGATGCCGTTGAGGAACGACTTATTAGTCTTACTGATAAAGCGTTGGATATCAAGGACAAGCCTGAGGCGTACACAAACGACCCCTGGATGCAGCAACTCGACTGGTCAGGTCAAGAGATCAAAATGGTCAAAGGCAAGCGGAAGAACGACCCCCCAAGACCTGCAGCTAGGCAGAAGAAACCGGGTATGCCCAAGTGGTACAAGGACCTCTTTCAATCCAACGATGCCCCTATCAGCATCACTGTTCGAACGCGAATCGCTCCTCTGTTACTAAGACTAGCTTGGGACGGGCACCCGCTGTTCTGGTCTGACAAATATGGTTGGACATTTCGAGTACTAAGAGCGGAAGCCTCGAAATATACAGCCAAACAAATGATCGAATGTAAATTCGACGAGAAAGAGATCCATTTACGTGATGACCATACCCATACCTACTTCAAACTCCCTCATAAGGATGGCCCGACGGCTCGCTGTGTGAATCCAATGGCAAAGGGCTATTTGGCTTACTTTGAGAGCGGCGTTTTGTCCTCCGAGTACTCATATGCTAAGGAGGCTTTGGAAATGAACGCATCATGTTCTTATTGGATCAGTGCGAGGGACCGCATCAAATCTCAAATGGTTGtctatcaagaagatcttccGCATCAAGGTATGCAAGCTGAGACTGGGCACAAAGGCGGGGAGACCAGTGCCAACGGCTTTATCTTACCACAAATCATTCCAATGGGCACTATAACTCGCAGAGCAGTCGAGAACACCTGGCTTACTGCTAGTAACGCCAAGAAGAATCGAGTGGGCTCTGAGCTCAAGGCAATGGTAAAGGCGCCTGAAGGCTACTGCTTTGTGGGAGCAGATGTTGATTCGGAGGAGCTTTGGATTGCCAGTCTTGTCGGCGACGCAACCTTCAAGCTTCACGGCGGAAATGCTGTTGGGTTCATGACCTTGGAAGGCACAAAGGCTGCCGGCACCGATCTTCATTCACGAACCGCTTCGATTCTTGGCATTACCAGAAACGATGCCAAAGTTTTCAATTATGGACGAATCTATGGCGCTGGTCTGAAGTTCGCAGCGACTTTGTTGCGGCAGTTTAACCCCAATCTGTCAGAAAAAGAGACACTGGAGACGGCTTCGAAACTATATGCCAATACTAAAGGCACCAAGACCAACCGCAAGGTGCTCTACAAACGACCCTTTTGGAGAGGCGGCACCGAGTCCTTTGTCTTTAACAAGTTGGAAGAATTCGCCGAGCAAGATAAGGCAAGGACGCCAGTATTGGGAGCTGGCATCACTGAAGCTCTTATGGGACGATACATCAGCAAAGGTGGTTATCTAACATCGAGAATCAACTGGGCTATCCAATCATCGGGTGTTGACTACCTCCATCTGCTCATCGTTTCCATGGACTACCTGATCCGCAGGTTCAACATTGATGCTCGACTTGCTATCACAGTTCACGACGAAATTCGCTATCTAGTCAAGGATACGGACAAATATCGCACTGCACTTGCTCTGCAGGTCGCCAACCTGTGGACCCGTGCCATGTTCTCTCAGCAGGTTGGCATTGAGGACCTTCCTCAGTCATGTGCTTATTTCTCTGCTGTGGACATTGACCATGTGTTGCGCAAAGAAGTGGACATGGAGTGCGTCACTCCGAGCCACCCAACCCCCATTTCCCCTGGAGAAAGTATCGATGTCAGCACACTTCTGGAGAAGGGAGAAATTGCAAGACTAGATCCTGATATCGTTCCGGATGCGAAGCATGCTCCCAGACTAGAACAGATCAAGTATACTCCCCGAGTACCTATTATGCAGGGTATTCAGGAGTCAGCGCAAGAGTCAATCCCCTTCCTCAAGGCCCAAATCGTCAGTGACGACGCAGAACTTCGAGAGCTTGTCAAAGACGTCCAGAAAGCCAAACTAGCTGCAGCGCCGAAGAAGGACAAGCCGTTAAGCAAGAGAGAATTGCAGAGCGTGTTACCTTACAGAGCATACCCGAAACTGGTCCCCATGGAAGAACCCGTCTCTGTATCGGAGGCCCTGAAAGTCAAGCCCAGTGCCTACGAGACCAGAAAAATGACATGGCCGAAATACTCGGGCAAGAGCTGGAGCCAAAACTCGAGGATGTAA
- a CDS encoding YAP-binding/ALF4/Glomulin translates to MVSVDEAIQRLKETRPPTTDALTYLTIVETNLSPEVLPTLEEILEDAELTSDIGWDLVEMLISVPGSQGCLETVARLGNPREVIIKVLEVLDSKAESSEAGDASASANFITLVGMLGILHRRLQVKAPSRFLHTTLQTVYRAYNPQGAETTAAVIDLARSLSGRKRPPLPTRQSSTKLETPFQDSDISKSAPDPEADAGQAAEGEAELVSRLLQSFVTSILEAYVNSNRLEWAARHLEYYNPERIVPGKPTMLQAFKQVDELQAKDALVGQLVSVARDLGLAKLPSAEVKKALQSPFAVNPLEVEPDPKNPEGIKLSTGGFLCLTAYRMFASDIFDADYEQPDAYIFPEHHNLLKRFLGDDPQTQIESNPGTVEALLVIALWLHDQKRIIGPKGTDDKDVTFMSYHHLLTLISVFHPSLRVRNAATVLAGHILHEDPHEEDRLGILEDLLENCMFSSLKACAVTWLREEIIAARKAGSTGRFADPDCLDTLQYTLFEDLESLAETDLEALWEFWVQFAPFHLQVANFALFLFGGQDFKHLVPAGMAAAVEHRYASPLLAAAKRLREAIDKKEIDGQGQEDEVSMQLGILMDTLERVPLQ, encoded by the exons ATGGTGTCCGTCGACGAAGCTATTCAAAGACTGAAAGAGACTCGGCCCCCCACCACAGATGCCTTGACATACCTCACCATAGTCGAAACGAATCTATCCCCCGAAGTTCTTCCAACTCTAGAGGAGATTCTCGAAGATGCTGAGCTTACGAGCGATATTGGCTGGGACCTCGTGGAGATGCTGATCTCCGTCCCTGGTAGCCAAGGCTGCCTCGAGACCGTTGCCCGCCTTGGGAACCCCCGCGAGGTCATTATCAAGGTGCTTGAAGTGCTTGACTCCAAGGCCGAATCCTCTGAGGCCGGCGATGCCTCTGCAAGCGCAAATTTCATCACTCTGGTTGGCATGCTGGGCATCCTCCATAGAAGACTGCAGGTCAAGGCGCCATCACGATTCCTTCATACGACACTGCAGACCGTTTACCGAGCATACAACCCCCAGGGTGCCGAGACGACAGCCGCAGTTATTGATCTCGCACGGTCTCTTTCTGGCAGAAAGCGACCACCGCTGCCCACTCGCCAGTCCAGCACCAAGCTTGAAACACCATTTCAAGACAGCGACATCTCCAAGAGCGCACCCGATCCTGAGGCAGATGCAGGTCAGGCCGCCGAGGGTGAGGCTGAACTAGTATCGCGCCTCTTACAGTCATTTGTTACGAGTATCCTCGAAGCATATGTCAACTCAAATAGGCTAGAGTGGGCGGCACGGCACTTGGAGTATTACAATCCGGAGAGGATCGTGCCGGGGAAACCTACTATGTTGCAAGCTTTCAAGCAGGTCGACGAGCTCCAAGCCAAAGATGCTTTGGTTGGACAGTTGGTT TCTGTAGCTCGCGATCTGGGTCTAGCGAAGCTACCGTCAgctgaggtcaagaaggcctTGCAGTCACCTTTTGCTGTGAATCCACTTGAAGTCGAGCCTGATCCTAAGAATCCTGAGGGTATCAAGCTCTCAACTGGTGGATTTCTTTGCTTGACTGCTTATCGCATGTTTGCATCAGATATCTTTGATGCCGACTATGAACAACCTGACGCTTACATCTTTCCTGAGCATCACAATTTGCTGAAACGATTCCTCGGAGATGACCCTCAGACGCAGATAGAGAGCAATCCTGGAACTGTTGAGGCCTTGCTAGTCATTGCACTTTGGCTCCACGACCAGAAGCGCATTATTGGACCTAAAGGGACCGACGATAAGGACGTAACCTTCATGTCGTACCACCACTTACTTACGCTCATTTCCGTCTTCCACCCATCATTGCGGGTACGGAATGCAGCCACTGTGCTGGCGGGTCACATCCTTCACGAAGATCCCCACGAGGAAGACAGGTTGGGTATTTTGGAAGACTTGTTGGAAAACTGCATGTTCTCGTCACTGAAAGCATGCGCAGTGACATGGCTACGCGAAGAGATCATTGCCGCCCGCAAGGCCGGCTCAACGGGCCGCTTTGCCGATCCGGACTGCCTTGACACACTTCAGTATACCCTCTTTGAGGATCTCGAGTCCCTCGCTGAGACAGATTTGGAGGCCTTGTGGGAGTTTTGGGTCCAGTTCGCACCCTTCCACCTTCAGGTTGCCAATTTCGCTCTGTTCTTATTTGGTGGTCAAGATTTCAAGCACTTGGTTCCTGCTGGAATGGCCGCAGCAGTTGAGCATCGATACGCAAGCCCCTTACTGGCAGCCGCCAAGCGCCTGAGAGAGGCAATAGATaagaaggagattgatggacaagggcaagaagacGAGGTTTCGATGCAGCTAGGCATCTTGATGGATACCCTCGAGCGTGTTCCATTGCAGTAG